GTCGCCCGGAAGGCCGGCGTGTCCAAGGGCGGCCTGCTCTACCACTTTCCCAACAAGGAAGCGCTCATCGCCGTTCTGCTGGACCGGCTGGACGGCCTGGCCCGGGAGGATGCCGACGCCATGGCCTCAGCCGGCGAAGGCGCCGCCGCTTACTTCATCCGTTCCTCGGTGTGGGCAGACACTCCGCTGGACAGGGCCATCGTTGCCGCCACAAGGCTTGCCGAGGTGGCGCATGAAGAGACGCGGCGCCGGTTCGCGGCCATCCAGCAGCGATGGCTGGACGAAATTGCGGCTGATGTTGGTCCGGGGCTGGCGAAGGCAGTCCTCTATATGGGTGACGGCCTGTACTTCAACGCCATGCTGTCGGTGGCGCCCGCTCCGGCGGGGGGAGCGGCCGCTGACGTGGAGGAACTCCTCGCCGCCCTGGAGCGGCTCCGCAGGTAGGATTTGCCATTTGCCGGGAGGGGCGGCGGCGTAGGACAATGGAGAGTTGTGAGGGCCGCCACCGGCCGTCATGACCCAACAAGTTAATAGCCTTTGATCTGCGGCGGGAGAGTTCTGCCGGAAGTACAGGCAGGCGCCGTAGGAGCAAATCCTCCCCAGGAATCTCGCAGGCCCCTGTACCGCCGCGGCGAGGCGCCTCTGGAAAGCAGCAGGCAGTTGTCCTTCCTCCCTTGGGAAGTGGAAGAACTGTTGTGCTCACCGACGGTGCAAGCGGGTCCTGCCAGGCAGGCAACGCGGAAACTCTCAGGTCCAATACAGAGCGGGGAGGAACCCGAATAG
This window of the Pseudarthrobacter defluvii genome carries:
- a CDS encoding TetR/AcrR family transcriptional regulator, which translates into the protein MPRKPVAREAVLDAFESLLIEVGERAATLDAVARKAGVSKGGLLYHFPNKEALIAVLLDRLDGLAREDADAMASAGEGAAAYFIRSSVWADTPLDRAIVAATRLAEVAHEETRRRFAAIQQRWLDEIAADVGPGLAKAVLYMGDGLYFNAMLSVAPAPAGGAAADVEELLAALERLRR